In the Bacillota bacterium genome, TCTTAGAACTTCATTTCGCTGGTCATCTAGATCGGGATTCATTTTCACCATCACCTATCATATCCATCAATTCTTCTTGGGATTCAGGATCATTTAGCAGTTTCTCGGCAATAGCTTGGCACAATAACGATGTTAATCCGTCATGGTTGGCTGAAGCCACATCAACTGAGATTTCACCTTGATCGTCAATTTCAAGGATCAAAGCTGATTGGTTTTCTTTAAGTTCCATTTAATGCTTTGATATCTTAATCCCAATGTTCTTTGATGTAGCGATGCAATTCCTCTCCAACTAATTCAACAGTAGAAGCC is a window encoding:
- a CDS encoding twitching motility protein; protein product: MELKENQSALILEIDDQGEISVDVASANHDGLTSLLCQAIAEKLLNDPESQEELMDMIGDGENESRSR